The Raphanus sativus cultivar WK10039 chromosome 2, ASM80110v3, whole genome shotgun sequence DNA segment GAGATAGGTGTAGAAGTTAAAGCTCTAGGGGCCCTTGGTGGATGTTCTGAAAACCAAGGATCAGACCACATATCAATCAATTCTCCATTACCAATAACAAATCTCATTCCTTTCTTAACCAAGTCTCTTCCATAGAGAATTGATTTCCACGCATATGAAGATTTCTTCGGTAGATTGGCGTTTAATATATTACCCTCTGGAAAGTAACGAGCTCTTAGTATCCTTGCCATCAAACATTCTGGATTTTGCATAATTCTCCATACTTGCTTTCCAAGTAAAGCTTGATTGAAGCTTTCTAAGTCACGAAAACCCAAACCCCCTTCTCTCTTAGGCCGACTCATTCGCTGCCAAGAGAACCAGTGTATCCCCTTCTTCTCTCCAGAGCTCCACCAAAATCTTGCAAGTATACTATTTATCTCTTCACAGATTTCTTTTGTTAATCTGAAGACATTCATAGTATAAATTGGCATTGCCAATGCAATGGCTTTTAGAAGCACTTCTTTACCTCCAGGAGAAAGAAACTTTTGGTGCCATCCTTGTGTGACTTTCTTAACTTTCTCAACAATATATCGAAACATTTCACTTTTCTTTCTTCCAAATTGCTCTGGCAAACCCAAATACTTCCCCATTCCTCCATCATTATGTATACCGAGAATGTGTCTCATCGTTGTCTTCTGAACATCAGATACTCTAGAACCAAAAGTGATGGAAGATTTAGTTAAATTAACAGCCTGACCCGATACCGCTTCATAATCTTCCAAGATCTTTTTAAGCTTCTTTGCTGCTCGAACATTAGCCAAAGCGAAGAACAGAGAATCATCAGCAAAGAGTAGATGATTAACTGCTGGAGCTTGAACTGCTATCTTAATTCCACGAAGTGATCTATCTGCCATTGCCGTATTCATCATATGGGAGAGTACCTCAGCACACAAAATAAAGAGATAAGGGGAGAGAGGGTCTCCTTTGTCTTATGCCTCTTTCAGGGACAATATGACCCTCTGGAGATCCATTCACTAAGACCGAGTATGTAACTAGAGAAATACAAGTCATGATCCAGTCAATCCACTTCCTTGCAAAGCCCATATTCTTCATTGTTTCTTCCAGAAAATCCCATTGAAGTCGATCATAAGCTTTTGTAATATCAGTCTTGATAGCCATATAAGAAGTTGATTGCCTCTTCCGTACCTTTAAACTATGAAAGATCTCATGAGCTATTATTACATTGTCTGTGATCATGCGCCCAGGAATAAAAGCAGCTTGATTTTCACTGATCATACCACTGAGATGTTGCTTCAATCTATTCACCAAGATTTTAGAAATGACTTTATAAGCAACATTGCATAATGCAATAGGCCTAAACTCAGTCATTCCTGTAGGTGGATACACTTTAGGTATCAAGCATAGATTGGTGTGATTAAGCAGAGGATCCAAAATACCTTCGTCAAAGAATTTTTGAACTTCAGCAACTATTTCCGGTTGGATATCTTCCCAATATTGATGATAGAAAATTGCAGAAAAACCATCTGGCCCAGGTGCTTTATGAGCTCCAATATCAAATAGTGCTGCTTGAATTTCCTCTATAGTAACATCCTTAGTCAGATCAGCATTCATCTCGTCTGTAACACGACGTTGGAAAGTCCCAAAAATATCAGCATATAGTTGAGAATTATCTTCTGTATTTCGAAACAGAGTTTGAAAATATTCTTGTGCCACAAGAGCTATCTGTTTCTGACCACGATGAATAACTCCATTGCTGTCTTGAATAGATGAAAGATGCATACGATTTCTTTTCATCTTTGTAATGGAGTGAaaatatttggtatttttatcACCAGCACGCAACCACATTACTCTGCTTCTCTGTTTCCAGAAAATTTCTTCTTCCAAATATGCTTGATTCAACTCATCTTTTAAAACTGCAACATCTTGAGTAGTTGCAGAATTAGAGACAATGGCTTGGTCTAGTCTTCCACGCAATGTGTGTATAAGCTCTTCTGTATTACTTCTGTTATGTCTCTTCCAAACTGATATCTGGTGTCGGCATTGCTTTAGTCTTTGTGCTAGTGGTTTCTGTAACATCTGCATCTGTCCTAAACCCTTCCATCCTCGATATACAGACTCACGAAACCCATCTTTATGTGACATTCTACTATTAAACCGGAACATTCTTTTTGGCTCATCTTGCTCATGTGAAATAAAAGTAACCAAAGGTCTATGATCAGATTCACCAATTTCCAAAAACTATGTTACTGAAGCAGGATATTCAGAACCATGCCCCATTTGCCATCGTTCTATCAAGACAGCATTGAACCTTGTGAGTACCTCTCTGTCCCACCCAAGAGAATCTATTACCAATAGATTTGAGGTCAAGAAGATTATTGTTTCTGACCATGTTTCTGAAGTCTTGAAAAGAGATTGCCGGTCTCTCTCGTCCTCCAATTTTCTCATGATTGCCTAAGATTTCATTGAAATCTCCCAGTAAGAGCCAAGCTTCATTTCTTCTACTCATACCAATCCGTTCTATCCTTTCCCAAACATAAGAACGTGATGCTTGGTTTGGATGGCCATAGACAAACGAGAAATAGAAAGAACTGCTTCCATTAATACTGACTTTACAAtaaaaggaaattttttttattttgatattttgacaAAGGAAATCGATCAAAACACGTTTTAagaaattagaatttttttaaaatatttttcttaactacaattttttaattttcgcaaaacatattattttatccgtagaaggcactTTCTATACTGTGTAGAACcatgataaaaatcatgaatacaACTTCTACCTCATATAGACGTTTGAATAGTGTCTAGATTTCGCTTTCCAGAAATTTTAGAATATACTTCGTAAAAGTAGAAATTGTATTCGACATGAAAGTAGTTATCTTTACAATTAGTAGAATTCACATTTtccatatttataattttaatttaaagtaGATGGTTCATTCTAAAAAAGTAGATGAAAATGTTTAATCTAAAATTCGTTTTCTACTAAGTCATTTTCCATAGAAGACGAAATATACTTTTTGTagaatgtaatttaaaaattttatttatcaaaattttcaacaaaaaaaaagtttgtgttatatgagtgttttatttatttttatatttttgataatttttttaattcataaaactatttatttaattaagtttcAGAAATGAAAAGGGTAAAATGGagacaaaataaacaaaagttaTTTTTACCAAATGGACAACcatgttaaaattttatactgTTTTGCAATTTCccttattttaaatgtttttacaataacaatgtatataatttacatatatatactgtatatagtATGTACCCATTTATTATTATCTCACATTAGgaattttaccaaaaacaaaatctttGTTATTGAGATTGTACATgtcataataaaaaaatgtcaTATCTCCGATTTTTAAGtcttatcatatttaaaaaaaaaattacttttcaaataatacgtaagagattttatatttttggactatTTGTGCAACTGTAATTTTAGAAGATAATACCCAACCCCCAGAAATAATCTTGTAGGgaacaactatttttttttattgacagaaaatagaatattattttggttaaagtGAATCTTCCCACTttcgtgaaaaaaaaaatggtgacAATTCGACATTTGTTCCATGGCTCAAAAGCTAAATACTATTTAAGAAATTCTAGGTGTGTTACCAATGGAATTGTTGGATGATTAATGATGGATCATATCTTGAGAGAGGATAAATCTCGTTGAACATACACACCTCTATGTAATTGTTACATATATGATATACTTATGAAACACAATGTACCCATGCCTTTTATGGTATGTGGAGGAATCCAAGAAGTGAGCTGAGTGATATGATTTTAAGACCACATACTTTTCGCAGAGGCGATGAAAGCATTAACAAGGCGGAACCATGCTCGATTCCAAGGACAATCAAAGTACATAAGTGCAACAATGCCTATCAGTGCAGCCACATAAGTTGAAGATGTACTCCAATAGAAGACAGACATGTCAATAGCATCTTCATCTTTgtcttcttttccttttcttccaTTATCTGCTTCCTCTGAACTAGTGTTGTTCCCTGATCTATTGAAGGAAGTAGGAAACTGCAGCAGCGGATTTCCAAGAAAAGATGTTTTCTCAAAAGTTGAAAGTTGTCCCGTCACCGGAATCACACCAGAAATGAGAGGGTTGTAGGAGATGTTGAACGTACTCAGCTCATTCAAGTCATTCAAACTCTTTGGAAAGGTTCCTGAGAAATTGTTCCAAGACAGATCAAGATTCCGCAGGCACTTAAGATTTCCTACTTGTTGCGGAAGCTGGCCTGAGAAATTATTATGCGTAAGGTTGAGGAAAGATAGCGGCAATTTCCCAATCTCTGGAGGCAGACTCCCTTCAAACTCATTGAAACCCAAATGAAGCATACTCAACCTCTTCATCTGAGAGATGCTTGCAGGTATCTCACCTGATATCTTATTTCCACTGAGCTGAAGATAAGCTGGTATTTCAAGTGTGTGTGCCATGAGACCAGCAGCGCAGCCAGGAAACAGACCCTCCCCTTCAAGAATATGGCGCCATAGGCTTCTACAATTCTTTTTTGTAAGAATTGCGAATATAAACAGGAACGGAGGGGACTTCACAGGAAGCCATCTCATCAATTCCAAGCATTCCCCAGTTGCAGCAATTATGATATCATTGCTCTGCCTATTCACTTCAAAGGTTGGAAAAGGATTGCTACCCATATTACTTAATTGAGGATGAAATCCGCCAGAGAGCAGGTTGTTTGCCACGTTAAACCACAAAAGGCTCGTGCAGTTTCCAATCTCTTTAGGGATTTCTCCTGACAGAGAGTTACTGTCAAGCATTAACCACAGAAGAGATGTCAGCTTTCCAAATGAAGCTGGTATCGAACCGGTCAGCCTGTTAAAGGAGAGATCAAGTACTTGAAGCCCCAACATGTTCCCATACTCATGTGGTATACCACCGCTGAAGTTATTATAAGCAAGAATCAAGAACTTTAAACTCTTGATCTGGGAAATTTCAGCAGGTAACTTGCCCGAAAAGTTGTTGAAGCTAAGATCTAGCCTGAAAAGATTATGCAACTTGAAAATCTTGGAAGAATAGATGCCTCCAACGTATGAGTTTCCATGCAGAACTAGATACTTTACTTGAGTGAAACTCcctaatattttttgtatatctCCCCCAAAACCGTTTCTACTCAAATCAAGAAACACCAAGTTGCTCAACTTCAGGAGAGTTTCCGGTATGTCTCGAGAAAATTTATTGTTCCCCAAGTACAAACCTCTGAGAGAGGATATGAAGCCTATCTCGGCTGGTATGCTCCCGGTGAAGTTGTTTCCCCACAGATTCAATACACTCAGATCCTGACACTCTGAAATTTTTCCTGGAAATTCCCCTACGAAACCATTCTCAGACAAATCCAACACTCGCAAAGTGCAGTTCCCCCTGAACATTGATCCTGAGATATTCCCGGAGAGAAAATTCTCAGAAACTGACAACTCCACCAGCTTTCCCAAACCAGCCCCTATCTCTCCACTGAATCTACTGGTACTGAAGTCGACGTACTTCAGATACCGGCATCCACTAAAGATCTTGTCGATTCTACCCATTAATTTGTTTGTCGACAGATTTGCAACAACCAAGCTGTTGCAGAACAACGGGAAGCTAGAGTGAATACTGCCTGCAATCCTATTCGTTGATAGATCAAGAACCTCAAGATTTGATAACCCAGTTAAGTTAAGCTCCCCTTCAATGATATTATGAGAAAGATTCAGATGCTTTAGCTTTTGACAACGGCTCAGGTCATCTGGTATCGGACCTCCAATAGTGTTCCTAGATAAATCGAGATATGTGAGCTGCGTTAAAGCGGAGAAATTACCAAATAGACCACCTGCGATGAGGGACTCGCTTAGATGGATCCCTGTGACTCTACTTCTCTGAGGCGTACATGTGATGCCTGGCCATTGACACACATCGTGCTCCTCGATTTTCCACGCCGTGTAAATTCCACCGTTGGTTGGGTTATGAGATTCGAGGTACACTTTTAGGTCTATTAAGACTTCTCTATCACTGTCCAGAGAACCTCCCGCCACAGATATGGCTGCCACCCAAGAAAATAAAAGcacacaaaaaagaaacaaattcgTTAGATTGTTATAGTAAATGCAAAAGGATCATAAAAAATGTCATTCTTGTTCGTATAGAATTTCTAGAAGTCCTTGACATGTTCGTCAAACAAAGCCAAAACTGAGAGTCTGAGACAATTTTtcataatgtttttaaaacttGATTTGAAACTAAACCGAATAACAATTTAAGTACTGATATAGGACAATTTTCCTAAATAGACATTTTTAGCacaaattttcttatatagactttttatgtttttgtcataaaaatagtttcaaagaagaaaatgagcaaaatatttcatttaatagaCAAAGGATTTTTATACTTTCGCTATatgaatacaaataaaaataataaataatacaaaaataaaaaaacatataaataaagaaaaaatttatagcttcaaattatatattttcaaatttgaacttttttattaatcattttttgttcgaaatcttttatttttcaaagactttttcaatcttttttgaaattcaaaaatgcttttgaaaatattttaatttttttttattttcagatttttagtatttatttttattttataaattttaaacctcAATCCCAAAACTTCATTCCTTCACTTTAAACCCTAAGTTTTATATTAGTTaatcctaaaaatataaatgtgtatttacctctttaataaaactttttagttattttgttcGTTAGAAGCTATATTTGTGAAACGGAGAAGCTTAGGCAACTggcagagagaagagagagaaaagagagaaaagaagatcTGAAATTGGTTCCGGCGTtcggccggcgcgtgagcgtccgtgccgTCGCCGGAGCCGGTCTGTCATGCAGTAAAGATAGTGGGCCTTCGTCTCTTCCATGTCTCCCCCGTCTTCTGCCTGTCGGAGCTCTGGTCAGTCGCCGAAGGAGGTGTTCCTGTTCGTGAAGTCACGACGCGGTTGCGGAAAGGATGGTTTGGTGAAGAGACCAGTAGTTTGAGTTTTATCTCCGGGAGACGGAAGCTTTCACAGATCCGTCGCCGCCGGTCTTTTGTCACCGTGAGGAGGATTCTTCGACAGATCCGCCGTGTCGGTTTTAGTCACCGGGAGGTGAGGGCTTACACAGCCTTATCTCGCTGGGTTATGGTCCCTAGGTTTTTAGGGTTTCGTCTTTCatcatgttttagtttttagtttgcGTTTTGTGTTCTTGGTTGGTGTTCTCGTCGGTGGAGGAGGAAGCTCCACGGCGGTAAAAGCGATGTGGCTCGTGAAACTATCTTCTGGGTCTTGTGCGAGAAACGGTGGTGGATGAGATCTCGCCACGGTGGCGATTGATTCTCTTCGGTTTTAGAGACCCACGGTGGTCAAGAGGCTTGTCGGGAAGATCGACGGAGACATGATGATCCGGTGTGTTCCGGTGTGTCGTTGGTCGAGTCTTCCGGCGATGAAGAGTCGAGAAGCGGTGCCGGCGAGATGCTCTCACGACACGTGTCCCCTTGAAGCCGAGGATGGCAACACGTGTCCAAGCTTGGATCAGTTCGATTTGCGAGGCGGCTGCAGACTCGTGGAGAGGTTCTAGGGTTTGTTTCAAGTTGGGCCGTGTGGTTTAGGCCCAATTGAGCAACTTTTGTGGCCCGGTAGTGGTTGGGCTTTGATTGTAATGGGTATATGTATGGGCTTGGCcctcttttttattattaatgaaatctcattgacggaaaaaaaaaaaaaagctatattTGTGACAACAATGTTTTCAGGGATACCCTAGGGAGGTTCGCTTAAATATACTCTGTCCGCGCCAAGactattttacaaaatataaattaattgtcTTTCAgataatagtataattttagaagtaaatattattcataattaatatatatatatatactaggtgattCTTCCGTGCTCATACACGGGAATAAACATTTACAAATaagtattttaatttgtttgtttatatgttttaagtaattttttatttgtatgtataaaaaaatgtattaagtATCTTTATGCTTCtatcttaattaaatatgtaattttaagtatgatattttttattatttcaactATTCATTTTGGTATTTTTAGTTGTATATATTCTGTTAAATAAATGATGATATTTTCATCAGCTTAAAATTATCTTATTAGTAGGTAATTCAATTTATCctattatatttgtaaatatgtttcataaaattttgtataatttgatatatcttgttttagaaaaatagaaaaaaataaaaataaatcagatatgcatttaataaacataacttgtaatatattgaaaatttattcacatatatgaatatatataaaatagatatgtcgtaataattggtttatttaattttcatattttgattggtttCGTTATTTGTATTTTGGTATATTGGACTATATCATTTTAATCataatgttttggttataaCTAGActaaattaaaatcattttgctgattaattttttttctctagttttccttaggttcataaatatatttattcataatttatatatgttttcaagaaaatatataagtctatatttttaaatttgatagatatttctgtttttttatatttttggacaaatatgaataaaaatacaaataattttcttttatgtataatcaatcttttatattctataaatatttaattctattttaatgtGCCATTATAAAAATGTGattaaagtttttctttttttgaaaaaggaaatttaagttaaaaagaaatttaacttttattaaaaaggaaaacaaaatcaTTATCAATAATGGTGTTTAGGTATAAAATTTAGTTCATTAAGATTACCTATAAatgtaattaaattttgtacaaaatatgatattagatggatgagtttatgtttttaaattattttcttattaataatttgataaaacgtccataataaaatattattatcttatagaaaaaatgtctaaattattttatttttttcaatttgttttgtgaatttttttttataaatataagtaaatatttttttagatgacaaaaaattaaataatttaaaaacaaaactagattTTTATGTTCTTTGTGAAAAGATAAACGGCAAGAAAATTAAACATGGtttcatataaataaactacattttaaaacattccttttcttatttttgtgtgcttttgtaaaaaggaaaatttaattaaaaagtttttttaagttttattaaggAAAAATAGTTGTTATTAATGacaatcatatataatatttttgtttttttaagggTAACTAAGTAATTAACCGTCATGAGAATTAACGTGAGCACGACAAATAtaaaactgacttctcaaataatattataaagatatatgagataaaattttaaataaattatatttttacatacttatctaaaataaattatatccaataaatattaaaataaccaTAATTATCTAATGGAATAATATTAAAAACCTTAATTATAATGAATACTTGTCTAAAAATATCACACAAGATTTGTTAAAATCACAACTATAATTCATTTAAAGACAAATATATCATAACTATATAatgaattaaattaatttaaaatttaatagaaCACTCtcatatatgtgtgtgtatatatatatatatatatcagaagATATTTTAAAAGTGTATGTTTATCGGTAAAAATAGAATTTAgaaatgaaattttaaacaaaaaaatttaggaAAAAAGAATCTTGAAAAAAGagttatttttgggttcaccccctaggatgaacctttaggttcaccaaccaatagtattctgttattttagatttaatatcttttataaaaggaaataaagtaaatgcaagttatattatgttttttaaatatagaaaaaattgtaattgataaaaaaacgaatttttaaaaataaatttaataacttttaaaccgtaaaaaaaatactaaaccctaaaccctaaatcctaaatcctaaactctaaacccttgggtaaatcctaaacccttggataaatcttaatctctaaattataaacactagacactaaatcttaaaacactaaactctaaaccataaaccctaaatcctaaaccctaaaccctaaacccttggataaaccctaaacccttggataaattttaatttctaaattataaaccctagggggtgaacctaagaaagAGTCTGAAAAAAATGTCTTGGAACCCAAAttgaatctgttttttttttggaaataacCTAAATTGAATCTgcttttggaaatattttttaatcaattttaaaaaatattttcaaattttaaatatacactaatttaattttggataattttcaaaataccatatttaggattttaaatttgaaaaatatattgcctttaatattattgaaaagTATACTTATTCATATATAGTAAGACTTTTTGCCcatgttttaataaataaagttaaaatttgaagccacaaataaatttattagtttactAGAGGTGATATATTTAATCcttcaatatttaaaaatttaattattaaattttttaaatatataaatctctTTTAATTATGGAAAGAAATTAATAATGTATTTATTCTATTCATTTGTTTGGAGCTTCTAATTTATCTGATGCAGATCCACAGAAAGAAAATATACTGGTGACATCCGCTTTCGTATCAGCTAAAATGACTTCTGACTATCACACACAGCTAATGACTTAGCTacataatattcatattaaatcAAATGTTACAAAATGTTACGATTTTGTCATCAAAGACTGAGTCAGGCAGAACAGAGGGTTGAAAAGGAGACATTCTAACTCAAATGTTACAGATGGTTAAGTCCAGGGCCAGGCTGCCACATGTAGAAGTCATTAAATCATCTTTTTCATGTCTCGAAGACCGGAATAGGAATATTACTTAGCTAGGATAAGATCCGCACCTTTCCCGGAACGaagttgttattttattatgttttgaaaaatgaaacaaaaaaatcatttatgaaaaaaaacattatatatatttaaataaaagaataaaaaatgaaaaggcttatatcatctaataaaataatcaaatctaaaattaatatcaaagctctaaattttgaaaaaaaaaaatagaagcatgaaagaaaaaaattatattcttccatgtttagtgttcatcaaattaatatgttttcgatTGAACACAActttgtttgtttaaagataacaaaagttgtaaagaatttcacataattgttgtccatcaaatttataatctttatttcaaAAGATCGAAaagactaaaaaaataaaaagcatcAATTGCaataaattgttacttaattataattcaagtgattcaagtgatttacaaaatataattatagttcaactcATGTAACATATAGATATTTATGCgtcattataaatatatacatatttacatgtttcaatttaatcggttataaatcaaatcatatctAAATCCtacagtttttataaaatcacatccattcggtttgtatggtatataccaaaacaaaatcatattatcgattgtttaatatattttaataatataaaattaaaaaaaagaactaagatacaaaaattgttatcagaTATTTATtgttcataataattaatttttcatatatacgttaatcatattaggtaatttcgtagtttttatttaaggaaagtgcgagattgtttttttgtacattatttatcaattcgataattagtttaataaaaagtgtaatataagttaagatggaccaacctatttttctaagaatagtatattttatatatagtatattttatatagttatttattaaatgatattttataatcatacggttctatgatcattcatatcgttttataacaaaatatctaaatcattgataacaaaattttcaatgttaaaaatttattaagtttataatttataaatgttcttgaaagTTCATTGaactttttgaaattaaaatattcatgTGATCTTATATGGCatatagtttaatctatatatatatatatatatatttgttttataatgatactttttactcatatggttttgAAATCATAAGTAtctttttatgataaaaatgttaaaccattgatcattaatttttaacataataattttaatagttttagtcatttattgtcgttttcttaaattcaaaatataacatatacgaaaaaatctaaaatttaatcttatagctaatttgattatttaatttattttaataatataaaattaaacaaaaatgattgaggagatataaattgttatcaaatctttattattagaatcattaattgtcatatatatattattcatttatggtaattccgtaggttttatttaaagaaaaaaagatagtaattatatatagctgaacaatcataaatgcttctatcgtaaatatcatatcatatcatcatcatatcatatagtttgaccaaCGAATGTATCTAAcgacatataaaaatcgaatgttGACCTACTTGTTTTTCAATTGAATGTAATTGAATATCTAATTGAGTGACACCTAAGCATGagatcttttttaattattacaaaatttatgttacaatttttcaaatgtttcttctttaatatataggggatcaTATCTCTATCAGTTTTGACTCTCCAAAATAAATGGTTCCACATTTAGAATCTCTTACGTATGGGTAAGGATATGCTACAATTCCATATTATtgattcactttttttttttttgccatctaatctaatctattaatttagggtcctattttttatctactGATACAAGTTGTTATTAACTTTTGGACccttttaaaaatgttacaatCTAATTAATGCTACTTAAAAGTTTCATTAAAACTAAACCAAGGTGGTGGTAGAAATTCTTCTATAATGTCTCTATATGGTTATTACTAAACCAACGACACTAAACGCTGATACGGTTATTACTAAACCAACGCCTTATTAAATTAGATTAGGCCTGGTCAAATAATACAC contains these protein-coding regions:
- the LOC108829572 gene encoding probable LRR receptor-like serine/threonine-protein kinase At1g74360, coding for MKIVTRLIMADHDCESLSLVSFLLLVLITAISVAGGSLDSDREVLIDLKVYLESHNPTNGGIYTAWKIEEHDVCQWPGITCTPQRSRVTGIHLSESLIAGGLFGNFSALTQLTYLDLSRNTIGGPIPDDLSRCQKLKHLNLSHNIIEGELNLTGLSNLEVLDLSTNRIAGSIHSSFPLFCNSLVVANLSTNKLMGRIDKIFSGCRYLKYVDFSTSRFSGEIGAGLGKLVELSVSENFLSGNISGSMFRGNCTLRVLDLSENGFVGEFPGKISECQDLSVLNLWGNNFTGSIPAEIGFISSLRGLYLGNNKFSRDIPETLLKLSNLVFLDLSRNGFGGDIQKILGSFTQVKYLVLHGNSYVGGIYSSKIFKLHNLFRLDLSFNNFSGKLPAEISQIKSLKFLILAYNNFSGGIPHEYGNMLGLQVLDLSFNRLTGSIPASFGKLTSLLWLMLDSNSLSGEIPKEIGNCTSLLWFNVANNLLSGGFHPQLSNMGSNPFPTFEVNRQSNDIIIAATGECLELMRWLPVKSPPFLFIFAILTKKNCRSLWRHILEGEGLFPGCAAGLMAHTLEIPAYLQLSGNKISGEIPASISQMKRLSMLHLGFNEFEGSLPPEIGKLPLSFLNLTHNNFSGQLPQQVGNLKCLRNLDLSWNNFSGTFPKSLNDLNELSTFNISYNPLISGVIPVTGQLSTFEKTSFLGNPLLQFPTSFNRSGNNTSSEEADNGRKGKEDKDEDAIDMSVFYWSTSSTYVAALIGIVALMYFDCPWNRAWFRLVNAFIASAKSMWS